One Mycoavidus sp. B2-EB genomic region harbors:
- the pbpG gene encoding D-alanyl-D-alanine endopeptidase: protein MRNNFIRSALPPVAYLSLLMVLSIIPRLAFGVPAAPDSPYTPRKSSSAPSRLVATIHVKSHTAAYRSPAYAQRAQVRRMRNVRHAAFKPPPSLGRSFGLHQTPDALALRSSVAYVIDQNTNEALFEKNAQAVLPIASISKLMTAMVTLDANLPLTEILEVSNADRDFEKGTSSRLSVGSRLSRADMLHIALMSSENRAAAALSRYYPGGRLAFVTAMNQKAQSLGMKDTHFLDPTGLSSHNVSSARDLAKMVKAAYQYPVIREFSTDANHNVFTSRKALQYRSTNALVRNPSWEIGLQKTGFIREAGECLVMQATIQNRPLIIVLLDSTGKYSRLGDAKRIRSWVGNGGVQHMSRADAADS from the coding sequence ATGCGAAATAACTTTATTCGCTCTGCGCTACCGCCGGTTGCTTATTTAAGCCTGCTGATGGTGTTAAGTATCATACCTCGGTTAGCCTTTGGGGTCCCGGCTGCGCCAGACTCACCCTATACGCCGCGTAAGTCGAGCTCAGCCCCGTCTAGATTGGTGGCTACGATCCATGTAAAAAGTCATACTGCGGCGTATCGGAGCCCAGCTTATGCGCAGCGTGCGCAGGTGCGGCGCATGAGGAATGTGCGTCACGCCGCATTTAAGCCCCCGCCATCGTTAGGGCGCTCCTTTGGTTTACATCAAACGCCAGATGCGCTTGCGTTGCGTTCAAGTGTTGCGTACGTGATTGATCAGAATACAAATGAAGCGTTGTTTGAGAAAAATGCGCAGGCAGTGTTACCGATTGCCTCAATTAGCAAGCTGATGACAGCGATGGTAACGCTTGATGCCAATTTGCCGCTGACGGAGATACTTGAGGTGAGCAACGCGGACCGTGATTTTGAAAAAGGAACGAGCTCACGTTTATCCGTAGGGTCGCGCTTATCGCGCGCTGATATGCTGCATATCGCGTTGATGTCGTCTGAAAACCGTGCCGCGGCGGCTTTGTCGCGCTACTATCCAGGTGGCCGGCTGGCGTTTGTTACAGCGATGAACCAAAAAGCCCAAAGCTTGGGGATGAAAGATACGCACTTTTTAGATCCAACTGGACTTTCCAGCCATAATGTTTCCAGCGCGCGCGATTTGGCTAAAATGGTCAAAGCCGCTTATCAGTATCCAGTGATCCGTGAATTCTCAACGGATGCGAATCATAATGTCTTTACTAGCAGAAAGGCGCTTCAGTATCGAAGCACCAATGCGCTGGTGCGCAATCCAAGCTGGGAAATTGGTCTGCAAAAAACCGGTTTTATCCGTGAAGCGGGTGAGTGTTTGGTGATGCAAGCCACGATTCAAAATCGCCCGCTAATTATCGTATTGCTTGACTCGACGGGCAAATACTCACGCCTAGGCGATGCTAAACGCATCCGCAGTTGGGTTGGCAATGGCGGCGTGCAGCATATGAGTCGAGCCGACGCCGCAGACAGTTAA
- a CDS encoding ABC transporter ATP-binding protein — translation MSRDSSHGLGWPPPVTPAKPLSLHSQESDFVQIIDAVKRFGATTAVQNVSLSVKRGEIFALLGSSGCGKSTLLRMLAGFETLTSGRILIDGEDLAQMPPYRRPVNMMFQSYALFPHMTAQANVAFGLKQEGRPKAEIQERVASALELVQMSHLAKRKPHQLSGGQQQRVALARSLVKRPKLLLLDEPMSALDKQIRQRTQIELMDILDKVGVTCIMVTHDQEEAMVMADRLAVMTAGRIVQIGMPQEVYEYPNSRFCAEFIGSTNFFAGTIVEDEADHIFVESAELPKPLYVSHGVTGQFGMEVTISVRPERVAVTRQAPAQNYNWAHGKVDNIAYRGGYTLYHVVLDSGKMVVANVSSLALTEMQAPTYDDEVFISWSPESGVVLTK, via the coding sequence ATGAGCAGAGATTCATCGCATGGATTGGGCTGGCCCCCTCCCGTTACGCCTGCTAAGCCATTGAGTCTGCACAGCCAGGAAAGCGACTTTGTCCAAATTATTGACGCCGTAAAAAGATTTGGCGCGACTACGGCTGTGCAAAATGTCAGTTTGTCGGTCAAACGAGGGGAAATTTTTGCCCTGCTTGGCAGTTCAGGTTGTGGCAAATCGACCTTGCTTAGGATGTTAGCGGGTTTTGAAACTTTGACCTCAGGCCGCATTTTGATTGATGGCGAAGACCTGGCCCAAATGCCGCCATATCGGCGTCCGGTGAATATGATGTTCCAGTCTTATGCGTTGTTTCCGCATATGACGGCGCAAGCTAATGTCGCGTTTGGCCTTAAGCAAGAAGGCCGACCCAAAGCAGAAATTCAAGAGCGCGTGGCAAGCGCGCTTGAGCTGGTGCAAATGAGCCACTTGGCTAAGCGTAAGCCGCATCAACTGTCAGGTGGTCAGCAGCAGCGTGTGGCGCTCGCGCGCAGCTTGGTTAAACGACCCAAATTGCTGCTGCTTGATGAACCCATGTCGGCGTTGGATAAACAAATTCGGCAACGTACGCAGATTGAATTGATGGATATTCTGGATAAAGTCGGCGTGACTTGTATCATGGTCACGCATGACCAAGAAGAAGCCATGGTCATGGCGGACCGACTGGCGGTGATGACGGCTGGGCGGATTGTGCAAATTGGCATGCCGCAAGAAGTCTATGAATATCCGAATAGCCGCTTTTGCGCTGAATTTATTGGCTCAACGAATTTTTTTGCTGGCACGATCGTGGAGGATGAGGCGGATCATATCTTTGTGGAAAGCGCAGAATTGCCTAAGCCTCTATACGTGAGCCATGGCGTGACGGGCCAGTTTGGCATGGAAGTAACGATTTCTGTGCGCCCAGAACGAGTGGCTGTCACGCGCCAAGCGCCGGCCCAAAATTACAATTGGGCGCACGGTAAAGTGGACAATATTGCATACCGCGGTGGTTATACGCTTTACCATGTGGTGCTTGATTCCGGCAAAATGGTGGTGGCGAATGTTTCAAGTTTAGCGCTCACGGAAATGCAGGCGCCGACTTACGACGATGAAGTATTTATTAGTTGGAGCCCAGAGTCGGGCGTGGTGCTGACAAAATGA
- a CDS encoding ABC transporter permease subunit has protein sequence MKPHRSLRFAMLGTGFFFLYAPIISLIVYSFNESALVTVWTGFSLKWYEALLHDKELLAAAWLSLRIAALTAFASVAIGTWAGFVLARMGRFRGFTLYSAMINAPLVIPEVIQGISLLLLFVELSNFLGWPTERGILTIWAGHVMLGISYVAIIVQSRVRDLNPALEEAALDLGATPIKVFFTVTLPLISQALIAGWLLSFTLSIDDLVLSSFLSGPGSTTLPLVVFSRVRLGLNPEMNALATIFITVVTIGVVIATHMMQVSERKRKMQAV, from the coding sequence ATCAAACCACACCGATCATTACGCTTTGCCATGCTGGGCACGGGTTTCTTTTTTCTATACGCGCCGATTATCAGTTTGATTGTCTACTCTTTTAATGAGTCGGCTTTAGTCACGGTATGGACCGGGTTTTCCTTAAAATGGTATGAAGCGCTGCTGCATGACAAAGAGCTGCTTGCGGCTGCATGGCTATCGTTACGGATTGCCGCGCTCACCGCTTTTGCCTCGGTGGCGATTGGCACCTGGGCGGGTTTTGTGTTGGCGCGGATGGGGCGTTTTCGCGGCTTTACGCTGTATAGCGCGATGATTAATGCGCCGTTAGTGATTCCTGAGGTGATTCAAGGGATTTCGTTGTTATTGCTGTTTGTCGAGCTGAGTAATTTCTTGGGGTGGCCGACTGAACGAGGGATCCTCACGATCTGGGCGGGTCACGTGATGTTAGGGATTTCTTATGTGGCTATTATTGTCCAATCGCGCGTGCGCGACTTGAATCCAGCGCTAGAAGAAGCCGCGCTTGATCTTGGCGCAACGCCAATTAAGGTATTTTTTACGGTGACTTTACCTTTAATTTCACAGGCCTTGATTGCCGGTTGGCTGCTATCGTTTACCTTATCCATTGATGACCTCGTGCTGTCATCCTTTTTGTCGGGGCCCGGCTCGACAACCTTACCGTTAGTCGTATTTTCGCGTGTGCGTTTGGGTCTGAATCCAGAAATGAATGCGCTTGCTACGATTTTTATTACAGTTGTAACAATTGGTGTCGTGATCGCCACCCATATGATGCAAGTCTCAGAGCGCAAACGTAAAATGCAAGCCGTATAA
- a CDS encoding ABC transporter permease subunit produces the protein MKAWLQRLAPQGRAAVIAGPYIWLLLFFFVPFLLVVKISFADLRLGIPPYSELAVLKEGVLKITLQLSNYGFLLTDNLYFATYVNSLKVAAISTVLCLLIGYPMAYYIARSNPVTRNILLMAVMLPFWTSFLIRVYAWIGILKNNGLLNNFLIWAGLIETPIELYHTNIAVYIGMVYSYLPFLVMPLYAHLVKMDLRLLEAAHDLGARPWKAFVQITLPLSKNGIMAGCLLVFIPAVGEYVIPELLGGADTLMIGRVMWNEFFNNADWPMASAVTCAMVLLLLVPMALFQHSQVKELAGKS, from the coding sequence ATGAAAGCCTGGCTGCAACGCTTAGCCCCACAAGGCCGCGCCGCGGTCATCGCCGGCCCTTATATTTGGCTTTTGCTGTTTTTCTTCGTCCCTTTTTTGTTAGTCGTTAAAATCAGCTTTGCAGATTTGCGACTCGGGATCCCCCCTTATAGTGAGCTGGCGGTGCTCAAAGAGGGCGTGCTCAAGATCACGCTGCAACTGTCCAATTATGGGTTTTTATTAACGGATAACCTGTACTTTGCTACCTATGTGAATTCATTGAAAGTAGCGGCGATTTCTACTGTACTGTGCCTACTCATCGGTTATCCGATGGCGTATTACATTGCTCGCTCAAACCCAGTCACGCGTAATATCTTGCTGATGGCGGTCATGCTGCCCTTTTGGACTTCGTTTTTGATTCGCGTTTATGCCTGGATTGGTATTTTGAAGAATAACGGCTTATTGAATAATTTTTTAATCTGGGCCGGTCTGATCGAAACGCCAATCGAGCTTTATCACACCAATATCGCGGTATATATCGGGATGGTGTATTCATATCTGCCTTTTCTAGTGATGCCGCTCTACGCGCATTTAGTCAAAATGGATTTACGTTTATTAGAAGCCGCCCATGATTTGGGGGCGCGGCCCTGGAAAGCTTTTGTGCAAATTACCTTGCCGCTTTCAAAAAATGGCATTATGGCCGGTTGTCTGCTGGTTTTTATTCCGGCAGTAGGGGAATATGTGATTCCAGAATTGCTGGGCGGCGCTGACACTTTAATGATTGGCCGCGTTATGTGGAATGAATTTTTTAATAATGCTGATTGGCCTATGGCTTCAGCTGTCACTTGTGCAATGGTATTACTGTTATTGGTGCCAATGGCGCTGTTTCAGCATTCTCAAGTCAAAGAGCTTGCTGGCAAGTCATGA